In Salana multivorans, a single genomic region encodes these proteins:
- a CDS encoding exodeoxyribonuclease III has product MSEALTTPSQLTVATINVNGIRAAIRRGMPAWVAAARPDVVLLQELRAPDALVRELLAEVLGECHVVHVEAAAKGRAGVAIASRLPIRAHRPTLPVADGEEEFAGDVGRWVEADVELPDGRLVTVVSTYLYSGTADTPSMDWKYAHLDRVTARLEELHASAPGGRLVVGGDINIGHRELDIKNWRGNRKSAGFLPAERAYLERWYGACEDGGLGLVDVGRHLAGEVDGPYTWWSWRGQAFDNDSGWRIDVQITTPQGAAGLVGARVDRAASYAERFSDHAPFVATYAF; this is encoded by the coding sequence GTGTCCGAGGCTCTCACCACACCGTCGCAGCTCACCGTCGCCACCATCAACGTCAACGGCATCCGTGCCGCGATCCGCCGGGGGATGCCGGCGTGGGTCGCGGCCGCCCGGCCGGACGTCGTCCTCCTGCAGGAGCTGCGCGCCCCCGACGCGCTCGTGCGCGAGCTGCTCGCCGAGGTGCTCGGCGAGTGCCACGTCGTGCACGTCGAGGCCGCGGCGAAGGGGCGCGCGGGGGTGGCGATCGCCTCGCGGCTGCCGATCCGCGCCCACCGCCCGACGCTGCCCGTCGCCGACGGCGAGGAGGAGTTCGCCGGGGACGTCGGCCGCTGGGTCGAGGCCGACGTCGAGCTGCCGGACGGGCGCCTCGTGACGGTCGTGTCCACCTACCTGTACTCCGGCACCGCCGACACCCCGTCGATGGACTGGAAGTACGCGCACCTCGACCGCGTCACCGCCCGCCTCGAGGAGCTGCACGCGAGCGCGCCGGGCGGCCGCCTCGTCGTCGGCGGAGACATCAACATCGGGCACCGCGAGCTCGACATCAAGAACTGGCGGGGCAACCGCAAGAGCGCCGGCTTCCTCCCGGCCGAGCGCGCCTACCTCGAGCGCTGGTACGGCGCGTGCGAGGACGGGGGGCTCGGGCTGGTCGACGTCGGGCGGCACCTCGCCGGCGAGGTCGACGGCCCCTACACCTGGTGGTCCTGGCGGGGACAGGCCTTCGACAACGACTCCGGCTGGCGCATCGACGTCCAGATCACGACGCCGCAGGGCGCCGCCGGGCTGGTCGGGGCGCGGGTGGACCGCGCGGCGAGCTACGCCGAGCGGTTCAGCGACCACGCCCCGTTCGTGGCGACCTACGCCTTCTGA
- a CDS encoding bifunctional metallophosphatase/5'-nucleotidase has translation MTRTHRRRSSFLPTAVVGALALVPLLAAPAQADDEITLTVLATTDVHGHVYNWDYFADAPYTGNNQLGMSRAASIVEQVRGERAPDSVLLLDNGDAIQGTPLTYLAQRDEGDPGWETNPMAEAFNALDYDALNLGNHEFNYGLDLLGDVEDSYDAPLLGANVVDATTGDPAFQPYEIIERVIDGHTVKVGVLGLVTPGVRVWDKAIVDGVLEFRDLVATAREVVPEMKADGAEIVVALVHSGLDADGYEWREADLEENVAASVASLVNDIDLVIGGHSHVDVPARVFAAPDGDPVLFTQPYFWARSVSDVQLPLTRTAGGAYRVDWPASDEAVAALVTPRYARDYADSALLTENPVLAEQHTRTVDYVNTTVATNLEEMTTATSRYEDTPILDLIGQVMVDAVTLGLSETEYAGLPVVAQTSPFSRTSVFPAGDLTIKDIAGLYIYDNTLQASLMTGAQLKAYLEYSARYFKQATPEDPWDPETHTGALYPGETRGIPDYNYDALTGVSYRIDVTRPVGERIVDLAWDGAPVADDDRLVLAVNNYRANGGGGFPVGDMVPIWDEQLEIRQLIIEYATQAGELDQAAFHEANWSLITQAEEPTPTDTTSPSVSPSPDPSDPTGPTGTTTPSEPGSSAPASASPSSTRGGELGSTGASVGGIVAVALGLAVVGGLALVWRRRSMRTR, from the coding sequence GTGACACGAACGCATCGACGACGGAGCTCGTTCCTCCCGACCGCCGTGGTGGGAGCCCTGGCGCTCGTCCCCCTGCTGGCCGCCCCGGCCCAGGCGGACGACGAGATCACGCTCACCGTCCTGGCCACCACCGACGTCCACGGGCACGTCTACAACTGGGACTACTTCGCCGACGCCCCGTACACGGGCAACAACCAGCTCGGGATGAGCCGCGCCGCGAGCATCGTCGAGCAGGTCCGCGGCGAGCGAGCGCCCGACTCCGTCCTGCTGCTCGACAACGGCGACGCCATCCAGGGCACGCCGCTGACCTACCTGGCCCAGCGCGACGAGGGCGACCCGGGCTGGGAGACCAACCCGATGGCCGAGGCGTTCAACGCGCTGGACTACGACGCGCTCAACCTCGGCAACCACGAGTTCAACTACGGGCTCGACCTGCTCGGTGACGTCGAGGACTCCTACGACGCACCGCTCCTCGGCGCGAACGTCGTCGACGCCACCACGGGCGACCCGGCGTTCCAGCCGTACGAGATCATCGAGCGCGTCATCGACGGGCACACGGTCAAGGTCGGCGTTCTCGGCCTCGTGACGCCCGGCGTCCGGGTCTGGGACAAGGCGATCGTCGACGGCGTCCTGGAGTTCCGCGACCTCGTCGCCACGGCGCGCGAGGTCGTCCCGGAGATGAAGGCCGACGGCGCGGAGATCGTCGTCGCGCTCGTCCACTCGGGCCTCGACGCCGACGGCTACGAGTGGCGCGAGGCCGACCTGGAGGAGAACGTCGCCGCCTCGGTCGCGTCGCTGGTGAACGACATCGACCTGGTCATCGGCGGGCACTCCCACGTCGACGTCCCGGCCCGGGTGTTCGCGGCGCCCGACGGCGACCCGGTGCTCTTCACCCAGCCGTACTTCTGGGCGCGCTCCGTCTCCGACGTCCAGCTCCCGCTCACGAGGACGGCCGGCGGCGCCTACCGCGTCGACTGGCCCGCGAGCGACGAGGCCGTCGCCGCGCTCGTCACGCCGCGGTACGCGCGGGACTACGCCGACTCCGCGCTCCTCACGGAGAACCCCGTGCTCGCCGAGCAGCACACGAGGACCGTCGACTACGTCAACACGACGGTCGCGACGAACCTCGAGGAGATGACGACGGCGACCTCGCGGTACGAGGACACCCCGATCCTCGACCTCATCGGGCAGGTCATGGTCGACGCGGTCACGCTCGGCCTGAGCGAGACCGAGTACGCGGGGCTGCCCGTGGTCGCGCAGACGTCGCCGTTCTCGCGCACGTCGGTCTTCCCCGCCGGCGACCTGACGATCAAGGACATCGCGGGTCTCTACATCTACGACAACACGCTCCAGGCGTCGCTCATGACGGGGGCGCAGCTCAAGGCCTATCTCGAGTACTCGGCGCGCTACTTCAAGCAGGCGACGCCGGAGGACCCGTGGGACCCCGAGACGCACACCGGCGCGCTGTACCCGGGCGAGACGCGCGGCATCCCCGACTACAACTACGACGCGCTCACGGGGGTCAGCTACCGGATCGACGTCACCAGGCCGGTGGGCGAGCGGATCGTCGACCTCGCCTGGGACGGCGCGCCGGTCGCCGACGACGACCGGCTCGTGCTCGCCGTCAACAACTACCGCGCGAACGGGGGCGGCGGGTTCCCGGTCGGTGACATGGTGCCGATCTGGGACGAGCAGCTCGAGATCCGCCAGCTCATCATCGAGTACGCGACGCAGGCCGGTGAGCTGGACCAGGCCGCCTTCCACGAGGCGAACTGGTCGCTCATCACGCAGGCCGAGGAGCCGACGCCGACGGACACGACGAGCCCGTCCGTCAGCCCGTCGCCCGATCCGTCGGACCCCACCGGCCCGACGGGCACGACGACGCCGAGCGAGCCGGGATCGAGCGCGCCGGCGTCCGCGTCGCCGTCGTCGACGAGGGGCGGCGAGCTGGGCAGCACCGGTGCCAGCGTCGGGGGCATCGTGGCCGTTGCCCTGGGCCTTGCCGTCGTCGGCGGCCTCGCGCTGGTCTGGCGGCGCCGCTCGATGAGGACGCGCTAG
- a CDS encoding ABC transporter permease: protein MSGLSARDLLVEASHGIGSRPGRLVLTILGTVLGIAAVVVTLGMAQTGAGQIAKQFDAVAATQAVASPETTNTMGGDSRAKMTMPWNAPERVERLNGVEAAALLADVDVAGARISAVPVVDPSAAQLANPSVVAASPGLLEAVRATLSTGRMFDAGHDERANRVVVLGAGAAQRLGVNRVDSQPAIFIGDKAYTVIGILDETARRRDLLDSVILPLGTARADFDLQAASELQMRIAVGAGDLVAEQVPIALAPNTPDNVKVQAPRAGGELQRNVRGSINYIFIALGAVALIVGGLGIANVTLLSVMERVGEIGLRRALGATRGQVALQFIVESVVVGLLGGFLGSALGVVTVVIVSAAQQWTPIIDMPIAFAAAALGGVIGLVAGAYPAIKAASLEPVAALRGGL from the coding sequence ATGAGCGGGCTGTCGGCGCGCGACCTCCTCGTCGAGGCGTCCCACGGCATCGGCTCGCGCCCCGGGCGGCTCGTCCTGACGATCCTCGGCACGGTGCTCGGCATCGCGGCCGTCGTCGTCACGCTCGGCATGGCCCAGACCGGCGCCGGACAGATCGCGAAGCAGTTCGACGCCGTCGCGGCGACCCAGGCCGTCGCCTCGCCCGAGACGACGAACACGATGGGCGGCGACTCGCGCGCCAAGATGACGATGCCGTGGAACGCCCCCGAGCGCGTGGAGCGGCTCAACGGCGTGGAGGCCGCGGCCCTGCTCGCCGACGTCGACGTGGCTGGCGCCCGGATCTCGGCCGTTCCCGTCGTCGACCCGAGCGCGGCGCAGCTCGCCAACCCGTCCGTCGTCGCGGCCTCGCCCGGTCTGCTCGAGGCCGTGCGCGCCACGCTCTCGACCGGCCGCATGTTCGACGCGGGCCACGACGAGCGGGCCAACCGCGTCGTCGTCCTCGGCGCCGGGGCGGCGCAGCGGCTCGGCGTCAACCGCGTCGACTCCCAGCCCGCCATCTTCATCGGCGACAAGGCGTACACGGTCATCGGGATCCTCGACGAGACCGCCCGCCGCCGGGACCTGCTCGACTCGGTGATCCTGCCGCTCGGCACGGCCCGCGCCGACTTCGACCTCCAGGCCGCCAGCGAGCTGCAGATGCGGATCGCGGTCGGCGCCGGCGACCTCGTCGCGGAGCAGGTCCCGATCGCGCTCGCGCCGAACACCCCGGACAACGTCAAGGTGCAAGCACCCCGCGCCGGGGGCGAGCTGCAGCGCAACGTGCGCGGGAGCATCAACTACATCTTCATCGCGCTCGGTGCGGTCGCCCTCATCGTCGGCGGCCTCGGCATCGCGAACGTCACGCTCCTGTCGGTCATGGAGCGGGTCGGCGAGATCGGGCTGCGGCGCGCCCTCGGCGCGACGCGCGGTCAGGTGGCGCTCCAGTTCATCGTGGAGTCGGTCGTCGTCGGGCTCCTCGGCGGCTTCCTCGGGTCGGCCCTCGGCGTCGTCACGGTCGTGATCGTCTCCGCCGCGCAGCAGTGGACACCGATCATCGACATGCCGATCGCGTTCGCCGCCGCCGCGCTCGGCGGCGTCATCGGGCTCGTCGCCGGCGCCTACCCCGCGATCAAGGCGGCCTCGCTCGAACCCGTCGCCGCCCTGCGCGGCGGGCTCTGA
- a CDS encoding ABC transporter ATP-binding protein — protein sequence MVAEPEEDDDVIEAEQPVIELRGMARSFPGSPPVLALRPTDLVVERGDYLSIVGPSGSGKSTLLNLLGLLDRPTAGEYFLDGEPTHSVDERRRTALRAGRIGFVFQAFHLLPHRTVLENVMLAGTYAGVPREERADRAVAALDRVGLAHRMDFRPTTLSGGERQRVAVARAVSTTPTLLLADEPTGNLDSVTSGEVLDLFDELHADGLTLAVITHEEDVAARAERQVRISDGLLEVVR from the coding sequence ATGGTCGCCGAGCCCGAGGAGGACGACGACGTCATCGAGGCCGAGCAGCCCGTCATCGAGCTGCGCGGGATGGCCAGGTCGTTCCCCGGTTCGCCGCCCGTGCTCGCGCTCCGGCCGACCGACCTGGTCGTGGAGCGGGGCGACTACCTCTCGATCGTCGGCCCGTCCGGCTCGGGCAAGTCGACGCTGCTCAACCTGCTCGGGCTGCTCGACCGGCCCACCGCCGGGGAGTACTTCCTCGACGGCGAGCCGACCCACAGCGTCGACGAGCGCCGCCGGACCGCCCTGCGGGCCGGCCGGATCGGGTTCGTCTTCCAGGCCTTCCACCTGCTGCCCCACCGCACCGTGCTGGAGAACGTCATGCTCGCCGGGACCTACGCCGGCGTGCCCCGCGAGGAGCGCGCCGACCGAGCCGTCGCCGCCCTCGACCGCGTCGGCCTCGCCCACCGGATGGACTTCCGTCCGACCACCCTCTCCGGCGGCGAGCGGCAGCGCGTCGCCGTCGCGCGCGCCGTGTCGACGACGCCGACGCTCCTCCTGGCCGACGAGCCGACGGGAAACCTCGACTCGGTGACGTCCGGCGAGGTGCTCGACCTGTTCGACGAGCTGCACGCCGACGGGCTCACGCTCGCGGTCATCACCCACGAGGAGGACGTCGCGGCGAGGGCCGAGCGTCAGGTCAGGATCTCCGACGGGCTGCTGGAGGTCGTGCGATGA
- the galK gene encoding galactokinase — MTTTPGSPVFTLLPAWSAHEGAERVRTLFEATFGAPATGVWSAPGRVNLIGEHTDYNGGLCLPIALEHRCYAALSRRTDTLVRLVSAQGDGEVWEIDLADVSPGAVTGWGAYVAGVAWALREAGHDVTGFEGAVDSCVPFGAGLSSSASLEAAFAIAIDDIAGLGLGADDAGRSTLVAACVRAENEIAGAATGGMDQAASLRARDGYALALDCLDGSVHHEPFDPAGYELLVIDTRAPHELNDGQYASRRATCDAAAEVLGVATLREWLDAGTDLETSLAAALGRLVDDTTRRRVRHVLTEIDRTRAAFAAMQAGDWGTFGLLMDASHASLRDDYEVTVRELDLAVEAARTAGAIGARMTGGGFGGSAIALVPAGTSAAVATAVVGAFVAAGLREPAFLTSRAAGPAA; from the coding sequence GTGACGACGACGCCGGGCTCCCCCGTGTTCACCCTCCTTCCCGCCTGGTCGGCCCACGAGGGCGCCGAGCGGGTCCGCACACTCTTCGAGGCGACCTTCGGTGCGCCCGCGACCGGCGTGTGGTCGGCCCCCGGCCGGGTCAACCTCATCGGGGAGCACACCGACTACAACGGCGGGCTCTGCCTGCCGATCGCGCTCGAGCACCGCTGCTACGCCGCGCTGTCCCGGCGCACGGACACCCTCGTCCGGCTCGTCTCCGCCCAGGGCGACGGCGAGGTCTGGGAGATCGATCTTGCCGACGTCTCGCCCGGGGCCGTCACCGGCTGGGGCGCCTACGTCGCCGGGGTCGCCTGGGCGCTGCGCGAGGCCGGTCACGACGTCACCGGCTTCGAGGGCGCGGTCGACTCCTGCGTCCCGTTCGGCGCCGGCCTGTCCTCCTCCGCCTCGCTCGAGGCAGCGTTCGCGATCGCCATCGACGACATCGCCGGCCTCGGCCTCGGCGCGGACGACGCCGGCCGCTCGACGCTCGTCGCGGCCTGCGTCCGGGCCGAGAACGAGATCGCCGGGGCGGCCACCGGCGGGATGGACCAGGCGGCGTCGCTCCGCGCACGGGACGGCTACGCCCTCGCGCTGGACTGCCTCGACGGCAGCGTCCACCACGAGCCGTTCGACCCGGCCGGGTACGAGCTCCTCGTCATCGACACGCGCGCGCCCCACGAGCTCAACGACGGCCAGTACGCCTCGCGGCGCGCGACGTGCGACGCGGCCGCCGAGGTGCTCGGCGTTGCCACCCTGCGGGAGTGGCTGGACGCCGGCACCGACCTCGAGACCTCGCTCGCGGCCGCCCTCGGCCGGCTGGTCGACGACACGACGCGACGGCGCGTGCGGCACGTCCTGACGGAGATCGACCGGACCCGGGCGGCGTTCGCCGCGATGCAGGCGGGCGACTGGGGAACGTTCGGCCTGCTCATGGACGCCTCGCACGCCTCGCTCCGCGACGACTACGAGGTCACCGTTCGCGAGCTCGACCTCGCCGTCGAGGCGGCGCGCACGGCGGGCGCGATCGGGGCCCGGATGACGGGCGGCGGGTTCGGCGGCTCGGCCATCGCGCTCGTCCCGGCTGGCACGTCGGCGGCCGTCGCCACCGCCGTCGTCGGGGCCTTCGTCGCCGCCGGCCTGCGCGAGCCCGCGTTCCTCACCTCGCGCGCCGCCGGCCCCGCGGCCTGA
- a CDS encoding YdeI/OmpD-associated family protein: MRSTDDAPATDATITADGRVEVIGDRAIVRLPADASSALPSRGQVAAQVRVDGRAIRTVLEPDGRRGHWLGLDANLVRELTLTAGDRVELAIAPVRQWPEPDVPDDLRSALDDAPDLAGTWSDITPMARWEWVRWVSATRSPATRERRVEVSIDKLRSGKRRPCCFDLSSCTDPELSRGGRLVDPA; encoded by the coding sequence ATGAGGAGCACGGACGACGCACCGGCGACGGACGCGACGATCACGGCCGACGGACGCGTCGAGGTCATCGGCGACCGCGCGATCGTGCGCCTGCCCGCCGACGCGAGCTCCGCACTGCCGTCGCGCGGACAGGTCGCGGCGCAGGTGCGCGTGGACGGGCGAGCCATCAGGACCGTGCTGGAGCCCGACGGCCGGCGCGGCCACTGGCTCGGCCTGGACGCGAACCTCGTGCGCGAGCTCACGCTGACGGCCGGCGACCGCGTCGAGCTGGCGATCGCGCCCGTCCGCCAGTGGCCGGAGCCGGACGTCCCGGACGACCTGCGCTCCGCCCTCGACGACGCCCCTGACCTGGCCGGGACCTGGAGCGACATCACGCCGATGGCCCGCTGGGAGTGGGTCCGGTGGGTCAGCGCCACGCGAAGCCCGGCGACGCGCGAACGACGGGTCGAGGTCAGCATCGACAAGCTGCGCTCCGGCAAGCGCCGGCCGTGCTGCTTCGACCTCTCCTCGTGCACGGACCCGGAGCTGTCGCGCGGCGGCCGCCTCGTCGATCCCGCCTGA
- a CDS encoding ribbon-helix-helix protein, CopG family has protein sequence MIQPAGAAKAQMNVYLPRDLITRVKHHAIDVDLSLSALVERALTEYLTRQESDR, from the coding sequence ATGATCCAGCCCGCGGGCGCCGCCAAGGCGCAGATGAACGTCTACCTGCCGCGCGATCTCATCACGCGCGTCAAGCACCACGCCATCGACGTGGACCTCAGCCTGTCCGCGCTCGTCGAGCGCGCGCTGACCGAGTACCTCACCCGACAGGAGAGCGACCGATGA